Within the Candidatus Dormiibacterota bacterium genome, the region CCGAATCTGTTGCGTCCGAAACTCGGCGATTTGGTGCAGATGGGATCGATGGGGCGCAAATTGCAGAAACTCGGCACAAACATGGGCGAAGCGATCGAAGTGTTGACCGGTGCCGCACGACCGATCCTCGACCGCTGGTTCGAATCGGAACAGCTCAAAGGCACGCTTGCGACCGATGCGATTATCGGCGCGTTCATGGCGCCCTCGATGCCGGGGACGGCGTACGTGCTCTTCCATCACGTCATGGGCGAAACGAATGGTAAGCGCGGCGTATGGAGCTACGTTCGCGGCGGCATGGGTGGGCTCACGCAAGCGCTCGCGAAGGCGGCGGCCGCGCTCGGCGTTGAGATTCGCACCGATGCCGAGGTCGTGAAGATTCTCACCAAAGACGGCGCCGCGACGGGCGTCGCGCTCGCAAATGGAGACGAGTTCACCGCCAAGCAGATTGCCAGCGGCGTCGATTGCCACCTCACGTTCGAGAAGTTCCTCGACCCGCAAACGCTTCCCGACGATTTCCGCGCGGCCGTCGCGCGCATTCCCTACGACAGCGCCTCGGTAAAGATCAACGTCGCGCTCGAGCGATTGCCGAACTTTACCGCATGCCCCGGGTCCGAATCGGGTCCGCAGCATCGCGGTACCGTGCATTTATGTCCGGACCAAGATTTCATCGAGCGCGCGTACGACGATGCGAAGTATGGATACCCGTCCAAGGCTCCCGTGGTAGAGTGCACGATTCCGTCCAGCGTAGACTCAACGGTCGCACCCGACGGCAAACACCTGATGTCGATGTTCGTGCAATATGCGCCGTACACGCTTAAAGACGGCCCGTGGACAACCGCGATCAAAAACGACTTCGCCGATCGCTGCTTCGCGATCGTCGAACAGTACGCACCGGGCTTTACCGGCTCGGTTATCGATCGGCAGATTCTCAGCCCGGTCGATATCGAGACCACGTTCGGCCTCACCGGCGGCAATATTTTTCAAGGCTCGATGCCGGTACACGAGCTCTTCATGTTTCGCCCCGTTCCCGGCTACGCAAGCTATAACACTCCGCTGAAAAACCTGTTTCTCTGCGG harbors:
- a CDS encoding NAD(P)/FAD-dependent oxidoreductase, translated to MQSHYDAIVIGGGHNGLVTACYLARAGRKVLVLERRYIVGGACVTEETFPGFKVSTAAYVNSLFRPEIIRDLRLKEFGFEAVERNPASFSPFLDGRYLMLGADKQSDVREISKFSKRDAEQYPKYEAMLERVASVVEPTLTQIPPNLLRPKLGDLVQMGSMGRKLQKLGTNMGEAIEVLTGAARPILDRWFESEQLKGTLATDAIIGAFMAPSMPGTAYVLFHHVMGETNGKRGVWSYVRGGMGGLTQALAKAAAALGVEIRTDAEVVKILTKDGAATGVALANGDEFTAKQIASGVDCHLTFEKFLDPQTLPDDFRAAVARIPYDSASVKINVALERLPNFTACPGSESGPQHRGTVHLCPDQDFIERAYDDAKYGYPSKAPVVECTIPSSVDSTVAPDGKHLMSMFVQYAPYTLKDGPWTTAIKNDFADRCFAIVEQYAPGFTGSVIDRQILSPVDIETTFGLTGGNIFQGSMPVHELFMFRPVPGYASYNTPLKNLFLCGAAAHPGGGVMGAAGWNAARVMLRT